The following coding sequences lie in one Streptomyces sp. NBC_00510 genomic window:
- the purN gene encoding phosphoribosylglycinamide formyltransferase, which translates to MATVFPPLSRPARLVVLVSGSGTNLQALLDAGLDVVAVGADRSGIAGLERAERAGLPTFVCRVTDHGDREAWDAALTGAVAAHEPDLVVSAGFMKIVGKEFLARFGGRFVNTHPALLPSFPGAHGVRDALAYGVKVTGCTVHFVDDGVDTGPIIAQGAVEVREDDTEEALHERIKEVERTLLVDVVGRLSRDGYRIEGRKVLLP; encoded by the coding sequence GTGGCCACAGTCTTTCCGCCCCTTTCCCGCCCCGCCCGACTCGTCGTGCTCGTCTCCGGTTCGGGCACGAACCTGCAGGCGCTGCTCGACGCGGGACTGGACGTCGTCGCCGTCGGCGCGGACCGGTCCGGCATCGCCGGCCTGGAGCGCGCCGAGCGCGCCGGGCTGCCGACGTTCGTCTGCCGGGTCACCGACCACGGCGACCGTGAGGCGTGGGACGCCGCGCTGACCGGGGCGGTGGCCGCGCACGAGCCCGACCTGGTCGTCTCGGCCGGGTTCATGAAGATCGTGGGCAAGGAGTTCCTCGCCCGGTTCGGCGGCCGCTTCGTCAACACCCACCCGGCGCTGCTGCCGAGCTTCCCGGGTGCCCACGGGGTGCGCGACGCCCTCGCGTACGGGGTGAAGGTCACCGGCTGCACCGTCCACTTCGTCGACGACGGCGTCGACACCGGCCCGATCATCGCCCAGGGCGCGGTCGAGGTCCGGGAGGACGACACGGAGGAAGCGCTCCACGAGCGCATCAAGGAAGTCGAGCGCACGCTGCTCGTCGACGTCGTGGGGCGGCTGTCCCGCGACGGCTATCGCATTGAGGGACGAAAGGTTCTGTTGCCGTGA
- a CDS encoding VWA domain-containing protein, translating to MTGTDTGTGTDADERLRRWRMVLGGGPADGTGRRLTGRDAAMDQALEALYGTAPHGGGGAPPARSAGLGGSAPQVARWLGDIRRYFPSSVVQVMQRDAIDRLGLSALLLEPEMLEAVEADVHLAGTLLSLNKVMPGTTKETARAVVRKVVEDLERRLATRTRATLTGALDRSARVHRPRHRDIDWDRTIRANLRHYLPEHGTVVPERLIGHGRAWQAVRKDVVLCIDQSGSMAASVVYASVFGAVLASMRSIDTRLVVFDTAVADLTEHLDDPVDVLFGTQLGGGTDINRALAYCQSLIGRPAETVVVLISDLYEGGIRDGMLKRVAEMKASGVQFVALLALSDEGAPSYDREHAAALAALGAPAFACTPDLFPEVMAAAIEKRPLPVPEPAPGG from the coding sequence ATGACGGGCACGGACACGGGCACGGGCACGGACGCCGACGAGCGGCTGCGGCGCTGGCGGATGGTGCTCGGCGGAGGGCCCGCCGACGGCACGGGCCGGCGGCTCACCGGCCGGGACGCGGCGATGGACCAGGCACTGGAGGCGCTGTACGGCACCGCCCCGCACGGCGGGGGCGGGGCACCGCCCGCGCGGAGCGCCGGGCTGGGCGGCTCGGCGCCCCAGGTCGCGCGCTGGCTGGGGGACATCCGCAGGTACTTCCCCAGCAGCGTCGTCCAGGTGATGCAGCGCGACGCCATCGACCGGCTCGGGCTGTCCGCGCTGCTGCTGGAACCGGAGATGCTGGAGGCGGTCGAGGCCGACGTCCACCTGGCCGGCACGCTGCTCTCGCTGAACAAGGTGATGCCCGGGACGACGAAGGAGACGGCGCGGGCGGTGGTCCGCAAGGTCGTGGAGGACCTGGAGCGGCGCCTGGCGACCCGGACCCGGGCCACCCTCACCGGCGCGCTGGACCGTTCGGCGCGGGTCCACCGTCCCCGGCACCGGGACATCGACTGGGACCGCACGATCCGTGCCAACCTCCGGCACTACCTGCCCGAACACGGCACCGTCGTCCCCGAACGGCTGATCGGCCACGGCCGGGCCTGGCAGGCGGTGCGGAAGGACGTCGTGCTCTGCATCGACCAGTCGGGCTCGATGGCGGCCTCCGTGGTCTACGCGTCCGTCTTCGGCGCCGTGCTCGCCTCCATGCGCAGCATCGACACCCGGCTGGTCGTCTTCGACACGGCGGTCGCCGACCTGACGGAGCATCTGGACGACCCCGTCGACGTGCTGTTCGGCACCCAGCTCGGCGGCGGCACCGACATCAACCGGGCGCTGGCCTACTGCCAGTCCCTCATCGGCCGGCCCGCCGAGACCGTCGTCGTCCTCATCAGCGACCTGTACGAGGGCGGCATACGCGACGGGATGCTCAAGCGGGTCGCGGAGATGAAGGCGTCCGGTGTGCAGTTCGTGGCACTGCTGGCGCTTTCGGACGAGGGCGCGCCCTCCTACGACCGCGAACACGCGGCGGCGCTCGCGGCGCTGGGGGCGCCCGCGTTCGCCTGCACCCCGGACCTCTTCCCCGAGGTCATGGCGGCCGCCATCGAGAAGCGGCCGCTGCCCGTGCCCGAGCCCGCCCCCGGAGGGTGA
- the sucD gene encoding succinate--CoA ligase subunit alpha gives MAIFLTKESKVIVQGMTGSEGTKHTRRMLASGTNIVGGVNPRKAGTSVDFDGTDVPVFGSVAEAMEKTGADVTVIFVPPKFAKDAVIEAIDAGIGLAVVITEGIAVHDTAAFWAYAGSKGNKTRIIGPNCPGLITPGQSNAGIIPADITTSGRIGLVSKSGTLTYQMMYELSDIGFSSAVGIGGDPIIGTTHIDALKAFQDDPETDLIVMIGEIGGDAEERAAAFIAEHVTKPVVGYVAGFTAPEGKTMGHAGAIVSGSSGTAQAKKEALEAAGVKVGKTPSETARLARAILQG, from the coding sequence ATGGCTATCTTCCTGACCAAGGAGAGCAAGGTCATCGTCCAGGGGATGACCGGTTCCGAGGGCACCAAGCACACCCGGCGCATGCTCGCCTCGGGCACCAACATCGTCGGCGGCGTGAACCCGCGCAAGGCCGGCACCAGCGTGGACTTCGACGGCACCGATGTGCCGGTCTTCGGCTCCGTAGCCGAGGCCATGGAGAAGACCGGTGCCGACGTCACCGTCATCTTCGTCCCGCCGAAGTTCGCCAAGGACGCGGTCATCGAGGCCATCGACGCCGGTATCGGCCTCGCGGTCGTGATCACCGAGGGCATCGCGGTCCACGACACCGCCGCCTTCTGGGCGTACGCGGGCAGCAAGGGCAACAAGACCCGGATCATCGGTCCCAACTGCCCCGGCCTGATCACCCCCGGCCAGTCCAACGCGGGCATCATCCCGGCCGACATCACCACCTCCGGCCGCATCGGCCTGGTGTCGAAGTCGGGCACGCTGACCTACCAGATGATGTACGAGCTCAGCGACATCGGCTTCTCCTCGGCGGTCGGCATCGGCGGTGACCCGATCATCGGCACCACCCACATCGACGCGCTGAAGGCGTTCCAGGACGACCCCGAGACCGACCTGATCGTCATGATCGGCGAGATCGGCGGCGACGCCGAGGAGCGTGCCGCGGCCTTCATCGCCGAGCACGTCACCAAGCCGGTCGTCGGCTACGTCGCGGGCTTCACCGCGCCCGAGGGCAAGACCATGGGCCACGCCGGCGCCATCGTCTCCGGCTCCTCCGGCACCGCCCAGGCGAAGAAGGAGGCCCTCGAGGCCGCCGGCGTCAAGGTCGGCAAGACCCCGTCGGAGACGGCCCGCCTCGCGCGCGCCATCCTGCAGGGCTGA
- a CDS encoding DUF5682 family protein, protein MTAADGVALLGVRHHGPGSARGVRAALDRLQPGIVLVEGPPEADAVLALAADPGMRPPVALLAHVVDEPSRAGFWPFAEFSPEWEAIRWAAGREVPVRFIDLPAAHSLLLRDERGEGEGGEGDGGEAEAEGADARIDPLAVLARTAGHDDPERWWEDAVEHRGRDGEGDGDPLAAFGALAEAMGVLRETYGDGGHPQDAVREAHMRLRIREARRAHGRVAVVCGAWHVPALAGGGGVTADRALIKGLPKAKVEVTWVPWTHRRLSRASGYGAGVDSPGWYRHLFTSPDRPVARWMTKVAGLLREEDLPVSSAHVIEAVRLAGTLATLRGRPLPGLGETTDAVRAVMCEGSDVPLALIRDRLVVGDVLGEVPEGAPAVPLARDLAREQRRLRMKPEALEKEVDLDLRKDTDAGRSRLLHRLRMLGIGWGEPSRSRTAATGTFRESWRLRWEPELAVAVAEAGVWGTTVESAATARAEDEAVSAGALAEVTGLAERCLLAGLADALPTVMRVLADRAALDVDVAHLAQALPALVRSLRYGDVRGTDAGALREVAEGLAERVCVGLPPACAGLDADGAAEMRGHVTEVQRALVLLGDDALRDRWAGVLRRLAVRDRGVPGLLRGSAARLLLDDARLEPGEVARLMGLALSPGTAPQEAAAWVEGFLAGGGMLLVHDERLLTLVDGWLSGVPAAAFDDVLPLLRRTFGGFDPGARRTVGELVRRGPGGGGAGGGAAGEGLPGFAPGLDEERAEAALSTVRLLLGPGGEDGGRDA, encoded by the coding sequence GTGACCGCCGCGGACGGGGTGGCGCTGCTGGGGGTGCGGCACCACGGCCCCGGGTCGGCCCGCGGCGTGCGGGCCGCGCTCGACCGGCTGCAGCCGGGGATCGTGCTCGTCGAGGGGCCGCCGGAGGCGGACGCGGTGCTGGCACTCGCCGCCGATCCCGGGATGCGACCGCCGGTCGCGCTGCTCGCCCACGTCGTCGACGAGCCGTCCCGGGCCGGCTTCTGGCCCTTCGCCGAGTTCTCCCCCGAGTGGGAGGCGATCCGCTGGGCGGCCGGACGCGAGGTGCCGGTGCGCTTCATCGACCTGCCCGCCGCGCACTCGCTCCTGCTCCGCGACGAGCGAGGAGAAGGGGAGGGAGGAGAAGGAGACGGGGGAGAAGCGGAGGCGGAGGGGGCGGACGCGCGCATCGACCCGCTCGCCGTGCTGGCGCGCACGGCCGGCCACGACGACCCGGAGCGGTGGTGGGAGGACGCCGTCGAGCACCGCGGCAGGGACGGGGAGGGGGACGGCGACCCGCTGGCCGCGTTCGGGGCGCTCGCCGAGGCCATGGGCGTGCTGCGCGAGACCTACGGCGACGGGGGGCATCCGCAGGACGCGGTGCGCGAGGCCCACATGCGGCTGCGGATACGGGAGGCGCGCCGCGCGCACGGGAGGGTGGCCGTGGTGTGCGGGGCCTGGCACGTGCCCGCGCTCGCCGGGGGCGGCGGGGTCACCGCCGACCGGGCCCTGATCAAGGGCCTGCCCAAGGCGAAGGTCGAGGTCACCTGGGTGCCCTGGACGCACCGCAGGCTCTCCCGGGCCAGTGGCTACGGGGCGGGCGTCGACTCCCCCGGCTGGTACCGCCATCTGTTCACCTCGCCCGACCGGCCCGTCGCCCGGTGGATGACCAAGGTCGCCGGCCTGCTGCGCGAGGAGGACCTCCCGGTCTCCTCCGCGCACGTCATCGAGGCGGTACGGCTCGCCGGCACCCTCGCGACGCTGCGCGGCCGTCCGCTGCCCGGGCTCGGCGAGACCACGGACGCGGTACGGGCGGTGATGTGCGAAGGATCGGATGTGCCGCTGGCGCTGATCCGGGACCGGCTGGTGGTGGGGGACGTGCTGGGCGAGGTCCCCGAGGGCGCGCCGGCGGTGCCCCTCGCCCGCGACCTGGCGCGTGAGCAGCGCAGGCTGCGGATGAAGCCGGAGGCCCTGGAGAAGGAGGTGGACCTGGACCTGCGCAAGGACACCGACGCCGGACGCAGCCGCCTGCTGCACCGGCTGCGGATGCTCGGCATCGGCTGGGGCGAGCCGAGCCGGTCGCGCACGGCCGCCACCGGCACCTTCCGCGAGAGCTGGCGGCTGCGCTGGGAGCCGGAGCTCGCGGTGGCGGTCGCGGAGGCCGGGGTGTGGGGCACCACGGTGGAGTCCGCGGCCACCGCCCGGGCCGAGGACGAGGCGGTGAGCGCGGGGGCGCTCGCCGAGGTGACGGGCCTCGCCGAACGCTGCCTGCTCGCCGGGCTGGCGGACGCCCTGCCGACGGTGATGCGGGTGCTCGCCGACCGCGCGGCGCTCGACGTGGACGTCGCGCACCTCGCCCAGGCGCTGCCGGCGCTGGTGCGCTCCCTCCGCTACGGCGATGTGCGGGGCACGGACGCGGGGGCGCTGCGCGAGGTGGCCGAGGGGCTCGCGGAGCGCGTCTGCGTCGGGCTCCCGCCCGCGTGCGCGGGGCTCGACGCGGACGGCGCCGCCGAGATGCGCGGTCATGTCACGGAGGTGCAGCGGGCCCTGGTCCTGCTCGGCGACGACGCGCTGCGCGACCGCTGGGCCGGCGTGCTGCGGAGGCTGGCCGTGCGCGACCGCGGCGTACCGGGGCTGCTGCGGGGCAGCGCCGCACGGCTGCTCCTCGACGACGCGCGCCTGGAGCCCGGGGAGGTGGCCCGGCTGATGGGGCTCGCCCTGTCGCCCGGCACGGCGCCGCAGGAGGCGGCCGCCTGGGTCGAGGGCTTCCTCGCCGGGGGCGGGATGCTGCTGGTCCACGACGAGCGGCTGCTCACGCTGGTCGACGGCTGGCTGTCCGGGGTGCCGGCGGCCGCCTTCGACGACGTGCTGCCGCTGCTGCGGCGGACCTTCGGCGGCTTCGACCCGGGGGCGCGGCGCACGGTGGGGGAGCTGGTGCGGCGCGGCCCGGGAGGCGGGGGAGCGGGCGGCGGGGCCGCGGGGGAGGGCCTGCCGGGCTTCGCCCCGGGGCTCGACGAGGAGCGGGCGGAGGCGGCGCTGTCCACGGTACGGCTGCTGCTCGGGCCCGGCGGAGAGGACGGGGGTCGGGACGCATGA
- a CDS encoding DUF6350 family protein encodes MSAASALSHVLHRIRAAHETLRTSESAPAFTGGVVAAGLGLGGFAMLVLFLWVVSPFPDSGLNGALHVAADCWLLAHGGGLVRTETLSGVAAPIGVTPLLPMAFPVWLLYRAGADAVAPASDDKVARSAVAWLIGGYLAVGAGVVVYTSYGPVRSDALGAAVHLPLVAALAAAAGAWMERGRPRIPLPAWLSRVSVTVTVPLRDAAVVLRSAGAGVCVLVAGGAALMAVTLALHPGAAGASFTRLSEALSGRLAVLAVAVALIPNAAVWGAAYALGPGFALGTQAAVRPAGVVGEPVLPDFPLLAALPQPGPGTSLTWAALVVPVLAGLAVGVLAVDRREPCGLGRTAAHAALGGLVCGIAMALLTGFAAGPLGTGALEDFGPSWWLTGFAAAGWTAAAGTPTALLVRWVRVRRAAAATKGRDAEGEEAVAEEAVGEEAEAQNDALPGAAPSEA; translated from the coding sequence GTGAGTGCCGCAAGCGCCCTGAGTCACGTCCTGCACCGGATCCGGGCCGCCCACGAGACCCTGCGCACCTCCGAGTCCGCCCCCGCCTTCACCGGCGGCGTGGTCGCCGCGGGCCTCGGCCTGGGCGGCTTCGCCATGCTCGTGCTCTTCCTGTGGGTCGTCTCGCCGTTCCCCGACAGCGGGCTGAACGGCGCCCTCCACGTCGCCGCGGACTGCTGGCTGCTCGCCCACGGCGGCGGCCTGGTGCGCACCGAGACCCTCTCCGGCGTCGCCGCGCCCATCGGCGTCACGCCGCTGCTCCCCATGGCGTTCCCGGTGTGGTTGCTGTACCGGGCGGGGGCGGACGCCGTCGCGCCGGCCTCGGACGACAAGGTCGCGCGGTCCGCCGTCGCGTGGCTGATCGGCGGGTACCTCGCGGTGGGCGCCGGGGTGGTCGTCTACACCTCGTACGGGCCGGTGCGCAGCGACGCCCTCGGCGCCGCGGTGCACCTGCCCCTCGTCGCCGCCCTCGCGGCGGCCGCGGGGGCCTGGATGGAGCGGGGGCGGCCGCGGATCCCGCTGCCCGCGTGGCTGTCCCGGGTGAGCGTGACCGTGACGGTGCCGCTGCGGGACGCCGCGGTCGTGCTGCGCTCGGCGGGGGCGGGCGTCTGCGTCCTCGTCGCGGGCGGTGCGGCGCTCATGGCGGTGACCCTGGCGCTGCACCCCGGCGCCGCGGGGGCGTCGTTCACCCGGCTCAGCGAGGCGCTGTCCGGGCGGCTGGCGGTGCTGGCGGTGGCGGTCGCGCTGATCCCGAACGCCGCCGTGTGGGGCGCGGCCTACGCGCTCGGCCCCGGTTTCGCCCTCGGCACCCAGGCCGCGGTGCGTCCGGCCGGCGTGGTGGGGGAGCCCGTGCTGCCGGACTTCCCGCTCCTCGCGGCGCTGCCCCAGCCCGGGCCCGGGACGTCGCTGACCTGGGCGGCGCTGGTCGTGCCGGTGCTCGCCGGGCTCGCGGTCGGGGTGCTCGCCGTCGACCGGCGGGAGCCGTGCGGCCTCGGGCGCACCGCGGCGCACGCCGCCCTGGGCGGGCTGGTGTGCGGGATCGCCATGGCACTGCTCACCGGGTTCGCGGCGGGGCCGCTGGGCACCGGGGCGCTGGAGGACTTCGGGCCGTCCTGGTGGCTCACCGGGTTCGCGGCGGCCGGGTGGACGGCGGCCGCCGGTACGCCCACGGCCCTGCTGGTGCGCTGGGTGCGGGTCCGCCGCGCCGCCGCCGCGACAAAGGGCCGGGACGCGGAGGGCGAGGAAGCGGTGGCCGAGGAAGCGGTGGGCGAGGAAGCGGAGGCGCAGAACGACGCGCTGCCCGGCGCCGCCCCGTCGGAGGCCTGA
- the sucC gene encoding ADP-forming succinate--CoA ligase subunit beta — protein MDLFEYQARDLFAKHGVPVLAGEVIETPEAAREVAERLGGKAVVKAQVKTGGRGKAGGVKVASDPEDAVAKAGQILGMDIKGHTVHKVMLAELAPEIASEYYVSFLLDRANRTFLAIASVEGGMEIEEVAATNPTAVAQIPVDAIEGVTPQKAREIVEAAAFPADVADQVTEILQTLWKTFISEDALLVEVNPLAKVADGRVIALDGKVSLDENADFRQPEHEALVDHAAANPLEAAAKAKGLNYVKLEGEVGIIGNGAGLVMSTLDVVAYAGEGHGNVKPANFLDIGGGASAEVMANGLEIILGDPDVKSVFVNVFGGITACDAVANGIVQALELLKSKGEEVTKPLVVRLDGNNAELGRQILTDANHPLVEQVDTMDGAAERAAELAAK, from the coding sequence GTGGACCTGTTCGAGTACCAGGCGAGGGACCTCTTCGCCAAGCACGGTGTACCGGTGCTGGCCGGTGAAGTCATCGAAACGCCTGAGGCGGCGCGCGAGGTCGCGGAGCGGCTCGGTGGCAAGGCTGTCGTCAAGGCACAGGTGAAGACCGGTGGCCGTGGCAAGGCCGGCGGCGTGAAGGTGGCGTCGGACCCCGAGGACGCGGTGGCGAAGGCCGGCCAGATCCTCGGCATGGACATCAAGGGCCACACGGTCCACAAGGTGATGCTGGCCGAGCTGGCCCCGGAGATCGCCTCCGAGTACTACGTCTCCTTCCTCCTCGACCGCGCCAACCGGACCTTCCTGGCGATCGCGTCCGTCGAGGGCGGCATGGAGATCGAGGAGGTGGCGGCGACCAACCCGACGGCCGTCGCCCAGATCCCGGTGGACGCCATCGAGGGCGTGACCCCGCAGAAGGCCCGCGAGATCGTCGAGGCGGCCGCGTTCCCGGCCGACGTCGCCGACCAGGTCACCGAGATCCTGCAGACCCTGTGGAAGACCTTCATCTCCGAGGACGCGCTCCTCGTCGAGGTCAACCCGCTCGCCAAGGTCGCCGACGGCCGCGTCATCGCGCTCGACGGCAAGGTCTCGCTGGACGAGAACGCCGACTTCCGCCAGCCGGAGCACGAGGCGCTGGTCGACCACGCCGCCGCCAACCCGCTGGAGGCCGCGGCCAAGGCCAAGGGCCTCAACTACGTCAAGCTCGAGGGCGAGGTCGGCATCATCGGCAACGGCGCGGGTCTCGTCATGAGCACCCTGGACGTCGTCGCCTACGCCGGCGAGGGCCACGGCAACGTCAAGCCCGCCAACTTCCTCGACATCGGCGGTGGCGCCTCCGCCGAGGTCATGGCCAACGGCCTCGAGATCATCCTGGGCGACCCGGACGTCAAGTCCGTCTTCGTCAACGTCTTCGGCGGCATCACCGCCTGCGACGCGGTCGCCAACGGCATCGTCCAGGCCCTGGAGCTGCTGAAGTCCAAGGGCGAAGAGGTCACCAAGCCGCTCGTCGTCCGCCTGGACGGCAACAACGCGGAGCTCGGTCGGCAGATCCTGACCGACGCCAACCACCCGCTGGTCGAGCAGGTCGACACCATGGACGGCGCCGCGGAGCGCGCCGCCGAGCTGGCTGCGAAGTAA